CCTGTGTCTCCTTCCCTTGTGGTAATTTTATTAAAAGAGTATCAACTTgcggggcctctgggtggctcagtaggttaaacatctgctttcagctcaggtcatgatcccagggtcctgggattgagtcctgcatccggctccctgctctggcttctccctctccccacccccaccccccactcctgctctctcttcctagctctctctctctctctcaaataaataaataaaatcttaaaaaagaagagtatcCACTTTCATGTCTGATTAGATTGTAAACTAATTAAGGTACTCCCAGAATTTGATACAGTATTTAATATAGAGAAGAtgcaaaaatgattttaagatgaTATGCAAAATAGTAATTAGAAGatgtattagagttctccagagaaacaggactgagagggagagagagagagagggaaagacaaagagagaaagtgtgtgtgtgtgtgtgtgtgtgtgtgtgtgtgtgtgtgtgtagagaaagatttattttaaggaattggcttatgcagTTTTGGAGGCTGGCAAGTACAAAATCTGCAGGGTAGAACAGTAGACTGGAAACCTAaggaagagctgatgttgcaGTTTGAGTCTGCTGGTCTACTGGCAGAATTCCTTCATGGTCAGGGGAGGTCTGTCTTTTTCTGCTTAGACGATTGGATGAGACTGATTGATTGGGTAAGACTCAGCCACATTATGGAGCGTAGTCTGCTTTACTAAAAGTCTACTGATTTGAATGttaaatctcatccaaaaaaataccttcacagaaacatctagaataatgtttgactaGATACCTGGGTACTGTGATtaaagttgacacataaaattaagcatcatGGAAGCATTCTAATTCATTTAGAAAGGGACAAGACTCTGAACTGTTGATGGAACTCTGTATCTtagatatttcattataaaaataacacatggAAAACTGGAAACGATCTAAATGTCTATCATAAAGGATTATGTGAATGAATTATAACATTCTATAGAAGAGTACTATGTAGTAATTTAAAAGCATTAGGATTTTATATGCTGGAAAGTTTTTTGTGAAAAAGGATAGTTGTAGGCAAGTAtgattccatatttattttttaaaatccatgcaCGTAAAATAGGCTGTAGAAGGACAGAAAAAGTCTGACAGGTTTTAGAGCAAAGTGTGAAGAAAAGGACTTTGACTTTTTACTTCATAtgtgtttatattgttttaatcatttataagaaatatatattactttcataattaaataatttttaaaggatgacATGCTCAGAAAACTCCAGGAATTTGTAAAGAGCAGAAAAATCACCTACCTGTATTCCCTCTATCAGAGATAACAagtcattttttgtgtgtgtatgcatacttTGCAGACATCtagacacacaggcacacatgcacaTTCTTATTCCATGtatatttggttatttttctgcAGCCTGCTTATGAAATATCATGGCTGTCTTCCAATATCaaaaaatatgtaactttatATTTGATTGTAATGACTGGCATTACATTCTATTGCGTGGAATATATAAATTCCGTAATTTATTTAACAGCTCTCCTATATAATAGGAGTTTTATTTATATCATAGGAGATAACCATGTAGATCATTCCCTATTTTTGAGCAATACTTTGATGAACAGCACTATACTTACTTTTCCCAGttgtctgattatttccttaagataaattcctagaagaaggTAACTGGCTCAAAGTCTGCGtaataacattcattttttttagaaccTCACCCAACACTAGgctttattagtatttttaactTAGGACAATCTGATATGGGAAAAAATTGatgatttattttctgtgtatttcttccaggcaatgtgtatttatttgcttttccccTTTTCCTATGGGGATAGaattatagttaaaaataatgagttaattcattttatattctaaaaaataaacaaattatttattactgaagtaaaattaaatttctcgGTATGTCTTATCTCTGTTTTCAAAAGTtgtggaaacatttttcttgaaTGACATAACTGAACAGTATTTAGAAGTTGAACTTTGTCCGTAAgtataaaatttttctaattactACATAATTTGAATAAGTTAATTTCTAGTTATAAATTATATGGTCCATGGTAAAAGCTCAACCAAAAGGAGGAATGCTAATCtgaattatatataattctttattttcgagtaaacatataacatattttataaatgtttgaaaatattacGTTGATATTATTTTCAATTCACTAATGTGGCTGGGTTTCTaataaatggaaagtttttttgtaaaatgaaaaatcattataaataacagaaactgTCTCTCACTCTTTATTCTGAAATTTGCATCATTATGTATTAGCTATTCAGAAATAAAGGGAGATATAGATACAATGAATTGAACTAGTTTcttttagagaattttttaaacaactatattaaacttgaattttatgtattatgtaattatatatttatgtattctctcctttattcatcattcatttattgagtATATACTATGTCACTTCGTGTTCAGTGCCAGggataaaaattaaatcacacatagttttttttagacttattaaaaatattaaccttGGACTCTTTTGTTCAAATTTAACCAGTCCTTTGGGAACCCTCTTTACCTTGTTGGCAGTTTTTTCCTATATATGTGAAAAAGTAAATTTATGCCTGTCatctatataacattttaaattagtaaaatatttagtaatgaaatatttctttgtattgccattattcattttaattgaCCTTTAAATACCTCTCAGTATCTAATACCCAGTAGCCTCTGTCCCTTTTAGGGTGGGCAGCATCCCAAACAGTTGATTTAAGTGAGATTTTAGataccattttcattttccttagttTGATTTCTTGCTAATTCTAAGGTAGAAAACATAGCTGTTCACAGTTATATTTTTTGAGAATAATCATGTATCTTTGTGTGTTACCTTTTAACTAACATGCCAGAatcttttattgaaaaatatgatttaacTGTCATGTGAGGTAAGAAAACTTCAACtcttttgtgattattttcatCATAAAGGTGAGAAAGCTAAGGCAAATAGATTTATAACTTGTCTAGAAAGCAGTTAAGAACTTGGATATGCTAGAATTCTAGTTTTAtccttagttttaattttattagatgATATCAATTTATTTTCACAAGGTGATGACTTAGTAATAGATGAATAGGATAATTAGATTCtcttattaaaattatatgataaccattatgtataaaattaataatttaaaaaataggtttttaagttaaattattaataagttaaaaaatcCATAGAGTAGTTTGGTTTCATATATTACGGGACAGTTAATAATCAAGAATCATGGTTTTGCTTCAGGCAGTCAACTTCTGTGACAGTTAATTAACCTCTGGgaatattgttgttttaatttgcaaggACTTTTATCCCTCTTAGGATATTCTTAAAGttgcataataataataaaaataagcagagaacttttaatgaaaaataatacctGTCTTCTGTTAGAATAGTTTACTGCAGGGAAATCCTCCCTGAAAAGCTCACAACAGACCATCTGAGGAGAAATGTTTAGTCTTTTCCAATGACAGTAAATTTGCTTCATGTAACTACTTGAAATCCTTTGATTCTTACTGACCTGGCTAATCCCAATTATGCTTTCTTAATAGAATTCCATCTGAggatatgttttgtttctttgaaaatatgtcaTCAGTGTCTGAAACTAATGGTAGAAAGCAGGAAAATACAAGAGGCAGGCCGGTCGAGGACAGTTGTGGGAGAGAATAGATCCAAATTAAAATCTTCAGCCTGTTGACTTGTATTAGACAATCTAtgtttttactttctgtcttCCTAATGAGCTTCAAGATAGTTTTTTACCGAAATAACCTTTAGTAAAGTTGTTAGATTTGGACTTAGAAATTGGTGCCAGCTTCCCTTAGGGTACTTTAGTTTCTGAAATGGGTTTAATTATGAGCACCAGATACTATGGTATCCTCCACCCCTTTTTCATACTTTGCACCATCTAACCAGTTgaagtattttatataatttcttatttacAGAATATAAAAAGCAGTCCGGACATGTGTAGCTTTATGCATTTGACTGCAGTTGTCTGAAAAATGATAAACTCAAAGATTGGTATTTCTGAGTAACTGAACACACTGGTTCTCCCTATAATTATCCAATATTCatattgcatctttttttttaaagattttatttatttgtttgacagagagagagaccagcaagagcaggaacacaagcagagggaatgggagagggagaagcaggcttcccgctgagcagggagccagatgcagggctccatcccaggaccctgggatcatgaccttagccaaaggcagatgccaacaactgagccacccaggcgccccagttcatATTGCATCttttaattatttggaaatttagTTATAAGCACATATTGCAGATATGaaggaaagtaaagaaaataacatttgttcTTTCAAACACTCATGACGAGTTTTAATTTTGACAGTCATGGACAACATTTGGTGCTCTTACTCTCTGGAAGAAGAAATGTATggcaagtaagtaaataaaaatattagacaaAATCCTTAAATGTAATCTTAAAGATATATATGTCATatgtaaaagatatatatatcttatataaaatgtttaaagtataaATCTGAATTTACCTTTTGTGTTTCACATGTTGTTTCTGTAGCAAGAACTTGCTCTGTCATACAAAGTGTCTAGAGGAGTGACAAAATGGGAAGGCAGAGCTTATCTTCCTTGGAGTTATTTTCCACCAAGTGTGACAAAATTCAATTCATTTGCAATTCATGGatcaaaagataaaagaaactaCGAAGCTCTCTACCCGGTACCTCAACATGAACTGCAACAAGGACAAAAACCTGATTtgtaagtagaaaataaatgaagataggTTCCAACTCTGAGTTTTTTGGAAACTAATTTTGGGTAGAACAGTAGTAACATTTTTCACTCCAAGAAGACGTATGTGTACAGATGCCTAGCAGAGCCATGTGTTCCCTGATTGTCCTCAGTAAATACTTGACAGACTGACTTTGGACAGACATAGTCTCTCTCACTGCTGTCAGTAGAGCACTTATATTTCCATAGTGCTATGAGAAAAATCTTGCTTAGTGAGTATTGCAACAGCAAGTATCAAAGTATGGTTACAGATTCATTTATGATCCCTTTCAGAGCTAAATGGCCAGAGACATCTGTGTTTCCTGGTGTGGGTAAAGGGTTAATAAATCCTTTCTTGCAGTTTGAGAATGTGATCTTCAGTTAACTCTCTAGCTCTCTTCCCCTAGTAAGCTCATACGGATAAAAATGTCAACTATATTTCTAAGCAACTTTGCCTGTCATAATAATGAGCCTTAATTGGTAAACTGATTCTGATCTGAGAGGAATTATGAATAAACTCTGAATACCTGATAGGGGCCACATGGCTTTGGGATTTCCCTTTAGCAGTCTTGTTTCCCATGGGGATGCTGGAAACTATAATAATGAAGTTATTATTACAAGAGATGGCTCCTGTGGGGCAGCAGGCATGTAAGCTAAGGTATCTCCTACACTTTTTCAGTTTGAGTCTTAGCTCTTTGCACCCGAAGCTGTCACTTGAGGAGAATATAGCTCCTGGCCAGCCTTATAAGTGCTCCATGGACTGCTATAAACACAGTAGAAGCAGATGGTGTCCTGGGGCAAGCTGAGATTCCTGCTCTGGATCTCTCTGGGTGTACTTGGTGTGGCCCAGTCTGAGATTTCATGTTTAGAAGAGCCTAAAGAGATATCCTGATGGACTTTGAACCATGGTAGACTGACTTTCCTGCCTTTTTCCTCTTAGGAAGTGCTACCCTGTCCTTCTCCCTGTTAGCTTTTTCCTTCCTGTCGTGCCCTTACTTCACGCACTTTGCCTTATCTTTTCTAGCCTATTCCTTTATTCTGCCTGACACAcatttccctttgcttttgtCCCCAGTCCTGACTCTTTTTCTTACCCTTCCCTGTTGCCTTTCTCTTCTTGCTACCTCTTATCCGTCTCTGTTGTTTCCCTAAcctcttttgttattttaattttttaaaaattgaagtatagttgctACACAATGTtaacattggtttcaggtatacaacgtaATGATTCAATAAATCTGTATGTTATCCTATGTTCACAACTGTAGCTACCATCAGTCTCCGTATAAtgaatgctattacaataccactgactatattccctaggctgtactttttatccctgtgacttagtcatttcataactggaagtttcctAAACTTCTTAACTCTGGATTCACAGTGTGACTCTAAACCAGGTTCAGCCTGGTTCAGCCTGCTCAGTGCGAGGCAGAATGGGACAGGAATCCAGACGGAACTCACTCAGGGCCCTCATATCAAGATGGCTTTTTTCTCTGGCTCTTCACCAGCTAATGCCTTCCTGTATTCAGGCTCCTCATTTACAAGTTACTGGAGACTGACCCTAGATAAAAGTATGAGTATACCATTGGTCAAGGTAGAGTCAGGGCGGAACGATTTCCTGCACAGCTGAGATCCACTGTAACATGTTAGTTAAGTCATTGTCTCCTCATTAAGCCACAATACTTAAATGGTTTTCTTAGAAAAGAAGTAGGATCAAATCTCTTTTACATTCACCTCTCTTGCTTTGGCAAAGTAGTCTATCCTCTAAGTTACAGAGCtgaaactttaaaatgattatctatatggcatataaaatatatcaaaatttgaatGTAAAAACATCTCTAAGAGTATAATATTTGTTTAAGGCTAGATAGGATGAGTCAGGTTTTGAgggttgatttttatttcttccctcagCTGTGAGGGAGCTTTTCTAGAATTAAGAGGAGAGTGTTTTGAGATGTCAGTGAATTTCAGAGCTGAATGTTTGATAGCAAGAGTGAGAAAGTTGTATACGTAGAATACATCTTacctttggtatttttaaaatagaatgttcTATCACAAATGTGACAAAGTAAATAGTAATTTACTTAATTACTAAATGCGTAATTCATTTCCATTCTcaccttcttttcctttgtgtttagtCATCGTCTGGAATACTTCAAGCCTTTCAGTTTTAATACACTGCTTGGAGAAGAATGGAAACAACCAGAATCAGAGCTGTGGTTAATAGAGAAACCTGATGTCTACGAGTATAGTAGATGATCATATCAGTCAtttcttctctgtatcttttaAGGTAAATCAATAATATGTATAATCTCTTTTAATCATGATATCACCAGCACACTTCAAGAACAACTACTTTCATAGAGGTCAGTGAAAATATAGTATCTTTGTGGCAAGTTGTATATGAGTTaacaagaaaatggaaagttTGTAGATGACTTTAGGAAGTTCAAATGTTTCTCAGAGTCATTCAGTCTAGGAGCTGTCACATCAATCAGTTCTATCTGCCTTGCATTACCATCACCCCAGATATCCCTGACTCTGTCAACCAACACCATTATTTCTCCTCCCACTTCCCTAAACCTCAGCCAGCCTGAGACTGGAACATcttatttgtgcatttttttaagttccatgtAATGTACAGTAATTCTTTACTCAGAATCTTCTATGCATTCTTGAAGTGGGTTGAAAACAATGACCTATTTCAGTTGAGCAGGAGATCCACATCTGTTAAGGCATCATTAAGATACATATGTATTTAACCAGCTGTTTTTCCTGTCTTGTGACTATTTTTAGTCTGTAGAAGGAAATGGAATGAAGTAGTCTTGAAGTTGGGCAACAGCTTCTGCTTTCATTTACaaacaaatgacattttcttAATGCTGTTAAACCAAATGCCAAAATATCTTCACTTTATTTTGTAAACATCAAACACTCCTGGTCTAGGATTTTTCAAGTTTTGTGATGTGATATAGTTCAGAGTTTAAAGCCGTCTAGTAGATCATCTATGAACTTCTCCACCAAACCTGGTCCTTCACTAGCATTCTTAACTCAGAGAAGAGCAGTCttgcagaacttttttttttttcaaagaacttttatTACTTGTACAGACCACCTAGTTGTCTACCCAATGATATACTTTATCCTCTTATTTTTTACTAACAGAACTTGAATTTTTAGGGTCACTgctcaaaaacatttttccagATTCCTCTACAGATTGAAATGACATGATAAAACAGTTCAGTTTAATGAGATGTAAGTATACAGTGTTAGGTGGAACTTCAAGAAAAGATGTTTTTGAAAGATTCAGTTGCCATACACATTTTATCTTTTGTCCTttgccctcccccttcctttttcctgaaTTGCATAATTGAAACCTGAGGTAACACACTAGCTATATTGTACCAATGAGGAGACAATCCAGGGTCAGCTGAGCAGTAAGACAAAGGAGCCTGGGTTCTGAACAGTGCAATAGAGTAATGTATCATATCTGGACTGCCTACCTATAGATTTCTTTATATAGGAGAAAATAAGCTGCCTagtttccttttccaaattgattcaacacaatcccagttaaaaatcccagaaggcttttttggggaaagagagaaagagacattaGACTTCACCAAAATCAAAactttctgttcatcaaaagcTTCCATTAAAAAAGTGAAGAAGCAAGCCACATAttggaataaaatattcaaaatatccgTATGTGACAAAGAACCTCTTacccagaatatatgaagaactcctaTAAACCAGTAATAAAAGGGGAAGCCAGTTAAGGacacttcacagaaaaaaaaatatacaaaaggccAATAAGTATGTAGAAagtcaacatcacttatcatcaaggaaatgcaaattaaaaccacaagataccactaaatgactaaaattacaaaatatacaCACTGGTTAAATGGTTAAAActgaaaaagactgacaatatcaaGCAATAATGGGAATGTAGAGTACCTAGAACTTTTATACACTATGGATAGGAATGTAATatatggtacaaccactttggaaaactggaaaTTTCTAAAGCTAAATACATACCTACTCTGTGTTTCAGCAGTTTCATTCTTAGGtatctactcaagagaaatgaatgtttatggcagctttattcataacacaAAACTATAAACAATCAAGTTTCTATCCACAGGAGAATGGATAGACAAACTGCAATATAGTCAGATAGTGGAGTAACATGAAAACGAATGGACTACTGGTACGTGCCATAACCTACATAAATCTCAAAAGCATCACATTGAGCAAAATAAACCAGGTACAACATTCTGCATAACCGTCTATATGAAGGCCAATTATAGGCCAAACTAGGCTGTAGTGATGCATCTCAGAACAGTGATTGCTCTGGGTGAGAGCAGGGGATTAAAATTAGTTGGAAAAGGGACATGAGGGAATTTGGGGGGGGTAGTTGAAATGTTTTGTATCTTGATCTGGCTGACAGTTACTGCATACATTTATCAGCATTCCCCAAGCTGTATATTTAAGATTTGTgattttactatatgtaaattataccttaataaaatattgttataaaataGCTGTAAATTAAATGGAGTTAACTTCTACTCTATATTGTTCCATAGAACAGTCACTGGTGCTAGCTAAATGTGgcttattaactatttttttcatttattaagtatGTTTTCTATCTGAAAAGAGAGCTGGTGTAAGATAAATAGACTTTTACAAAAGGCCATAAGTGTCTTCATAACTACATATAATGGTGGCAGTGTTAGGCATCCTAGATAAAtacaggaaataatttaaaaattgactaATATGGCAACAATATGTCAGTTTTGGATAGGAAAGCCATATTTAAAATAGTCTATGGTGACTTACTTATAAAATACctgaagcaattttaaaaatgcgtataaaacaatccaaaaaaaaaagagatatatatTTAGTGTGTCCTGATTTGAAAAGTGAATCAGTCATTCTGAATCACAGGTTCAGATATAAAGCATAAGTGTTTATAATATGGGGAAAAGTAAAGcacaaatattttagatataaccataaaaatattgaatttgaaTGCTGTGATTTGTGAACTTTTTAAAACCCAGTAGGGATCCTCTTTTTATCTGTTTAGGTGTCTTTAGAACATCTCCTAACTTTTTCTCATCTAggtaagaaatattttccttcttccaatACCAAGCAAGCAAAAGCACCTTATAtaaccattttcttttgaaaggagCATGCAATTCAACcacagaattttggaaaatttgtccATTAGTAACATACAAACAGTGCACCCTATAGAAAGTATTTGAGAATGGGGTTTGTAATCACTGTTTCAAATTTGCTTTTCAACTTCAGGACCATGAAAGAATAATCATTCCTTtgtttaatatatgtataaatgcatTTCCTTGCTGTGTTCTGAATTGTTCACTATAGTATCGTGCAGATTCTCTCTTCTCACCCCCTAAATAGATTACACAGTACATGCATTTATTCAAGTATTTTCTCATGCTTCTTCACAGCTCCAGTAAAGTGTAAGTCACAGTCCAGGGGTAAATGCAGTAGTCCCCCCGACCCCTATCTGCAGTTTTGCTTTCATTGGTTTCAGTTATCTGTAGTcaactgtggtccaaaaatattaaatggaaaattccaggaagaaaaaattcgtaatttttaaattgcatgcCGTTTTGAGTATCCTGATGAAATCTTGCACTGTCCTGCCTGGGACATGAATCATCTCTTCGTGCAGTGCATCCATGTTGTATATGTGCTACCCGCCCGTTAGTCACTTAGCCATCTGGGTCATCAGATCTGCTGTCACAGTATGCTTGTGTTAAAATAAcccttattttacttaataaaggTCCCAAAACTCAAGGATGATGATACTGGCAATTCAGAGGTGCCAAAGAAAAGCTGGAAAGTACTTCCTTGAAGTGAAGAATTGAAAAGTCTCAActaaatagggaaagaaaaaaaattatgtgccgAGGTTGCTGAGATCTATAGTAAGAACAAATCTATCTGTGAAATtgtgaagaagggaagaagaaattcGTGCTGGTTTTATTGTTATTGATCTCTCACTgttcctaatttataaattaaactttattgtaGGCATGTATGTAGAGTAAAAaagcatagtatatatagggttggGTACTAATCATGGTTTTAGGCATTCACTGGGGGTCTGGCACATATCCCCTGAAGATAAGGTGGTGGGGACGGCTAttatatactttgtatttttagCCAGCAACTACTTTTTcttcacataaaaaaaattgccacagaaaatataagtttttctcctccttttcctcctttttaaaacattaggCTTTGGGGGAAGAAGATAATGAATATAATTAATtcgatatttaaaaagaaaaaggatacaaATGGGGAAGCAATGATGGGAAGCCCTCAACTCTTCCAGTCGTGCTTCAAAGCCCAAGGATCATCTTCTCCTTCCCACTTAAGGTTCCATAGTATTTTAACATTGCTTTATTAGAGCACTTATCCTACTGTGTATTGGAAAGCTCTTCTCATCCTTTAAGCCTAATATTTTTACTACAGCAACCAGTTGTACTCTGTGAACTCACAGCACCTTGCCTTAGCTGCACTGTGTACCCCTTGCTTCCTGCACCAGAGCTTTGCTGCTGCCTTAGCTGTGTGGAACACATGCAGGAACCCCCTTACCCATTCTCACCATAGACTACCCTGGATGTGTGAAGGAGCTAATAACCCATGGGGCAACTCTTGAACAAGGAGGATGGGAGGCAGTGGTTAAATGCTCCTCTCTCGTTCTTCAGGTTAGCAATTCTGAGGTCCCTTCCACACAGTTCCTCAGAAGGTCACTAAAGGAATCGTGCTTCAGCTGCCAACTGATAACAGCTGCAATAGCCAACTAATAACACATTTCATATTGCCGTTTTCTCATTTCCTGTTTTGCTCTTCTTACTTCCCTACTCCTGTTTGTAATTACTTTACAAAAATCAACCTACATGCAGGCTCTTGTCCCAGATCTGTTTTGTGGGGAACCCAGGCTAAGTCAACTGTTACCTGAAGTAGCTCTAGAAAGTAGCCTGTCAGAATGGGAGTCAGGTATTGTATCACTCTTGGGGCAGTTAGTGATAGGGACCCCTCTGGTGATGAACCTGGTATAACATCACAATTACTAAGACTTTCTCCAGTGGTAGTTTGGCTTGAGGAGCAGATGTAGGTCAAACATCAGTATAAGTGATAGGTAACACTTGACACGGAGAGAGTGGTAATAACAAGGACTATGAAATTGAAGTCTTCTTTTCT
The sequence above is a segment of the Zalophus californianus isolate mZalCal1 chromosome 2, mZalCal1.pri.v2, whole genome shotgun sequence genome. Coding sequences within it:
- the C2H4orf33 gene encoding UPF0462 protein C4orf33 homolog isoform X1, with translation MKNLQMDFKIEHTWDGFPVKHEPVFVRLNPGDGGVMMEVSAPFFNDPPAPLGEPGKPYNELWDYEVVETFFLNDITEQYLEVELCPHGQHLVLLLSGRRNVWQQELALSYKVSRGVTKWEGRAYLPWSYFPPSVTKFNSFAIHGSKDKRNYEALYPVPQHELQQGQKPDFHRLEYFKPFSFNTLLGEEWKQPESELWLIEKPDVYEYSR
- the C2H4orf33 gene encoding UPF0462 protein C4orf33 homolog isoform X2, with translation MDFKIEHTWDGFPVKHEPVFVRLNPGDGGVMMEVSAPFFNDPPAPLGEPGKPYNELWDYEVVETFFLNDITEQYLEVELCPHGQHLVLLLSGRRNVWQQELALSYKVSRGVTKWEGRAYLPWSYFPPSVTKFNSFAIHGSKDKRNYEALYPVPQHELQQGQKPDFHRLEYFKPFSFNTLLGEEWKQPESELWLIEKPDVYEYSR